The following proteins are encoded in a genomic region of Sparus aurata chromosome 23, fSpaAur1.1, whole genome shotgun sequence:
- the rnf25 gene encoding E3 ubiquitin-protein ligase RNF25 yields MAAESDVLSEIEVLQSIYLDELLVSRTEDGGWEVSLVLYPSTAEDSVSQFVRLTLTLTLDQQYPSSSPDISIHNPRGLSDDKLSSVLKCLQLEAQSCLGSPVLYQLIEKAKEILTESNIPHGNCVICLYGFKEGETFTKTSCYHYFHCHCLGRYASHSESELRQREKELEEDKTRDRTDYQELTVVCPVCREPLTYDVDQLLSSPAPQLPELDEAAIGSSFQQKWCELQKLLERQRSKGGIIDPEEESNRFLIHINETPSVAENGNLDVDESPGPPLPSVSSVSSESGVRAERFAPGPTHCRGWQGQRRQNQVRGQRRGGRSRPQHRRAAPITEHLDKLSLSSDGTEGPIKAKAQGNHGHQMQVHAEVCESKTGRDVCAEQQDSVASPDDQPVCQAASETECPEDAPDSAGGRVHRGRRRGPHRPVHHTGAPGPAHYHWDGRGSRSRGGPNNLYSRGGGPRRGHGRGFQHKVVERERGREEVL; encoded by the exons ATGGCAGCGGAGAGCGA TGTGCTGTCTGAAATCGAGGTGCTGCAGTCGATCTATCTGGATGAGCTGCTGGTGAGCAGGACGGAGGACGG GGGCTGGGAGGTGAGCCTGGTCTTGTACCCGTCCACAGCCGAGGACTCCGTCTCCCAGTTCGTCCGACTCACCCTGACTTTGACCCTCGATCAGCAG TATCCATCGTCCTCTCCAGACATCTCCATTCATAACCCGCGAGGTCTCTCTGATGACAAGCTCAGCAG tgtccTAAAGTGTCTTCAGCTGGAGGCTCAGTCCTGTCTGGGTTCACCTGTGTTGTACCAGCTCATCGAG AAAGCTAAAGAAATCCTGACTGAGAGCAACATTCCCCACGGAAACTGTGTCATCTGCCTCTATGGCTTCAAG GAGGGAGAGACGTTCACTAAGACCAGCTGCTATCACTACTTCCACTGTCACTGCCTCGGCCGCTACGCCAGCCACTCTGAGAGCGAGCTCCGTCAGAGGGAGAAGGAGTTGGAGGAGGACAAGACCAGAGACAGGACGGACTACCAG GAGCTGACTGTGGTGTGTCCGGTGTGCAGAGAGCCTCTAACGTACGATGTTGATCAGCTTCTGTCGTCCCCTGCACCCCAGCTGCCCGAG CTGGACGAAGCAGCGATCGGTTCAAGTTTTCAGCAGAAGTGGTGTGAACTCCAGAAGCTTTTGGAAAGGCAGCGGTCTAAAGGTGGAATCATCGACCCGGAGGAAGAATCAAATCGTTTTCTCATCCACATCAACGAG ACTCCATCTGTTGCTGAAAATGGAAACCTGGATGTGGATGAGTCCCCTGGTCCCCCGCTGCCCTCagtctccagtgtttcctctgaatCTGGAGTCAGAGCGGAGCGGTTTGCTCCTGGACCGACTCACTGCAGAGGCTGGCAGGGCCAGAGGCGTCAGAACCAGGTGAgggggcagaggagaggaggccgGTCCAGACCACAGCACAGGAGAGCCGCTCCCATCACAGAGCACCTGGACAAactgtctctgtcctcagacGGCACTGAGGGACCAATCAAAGCCAAAGCTCAGGGTAACCATGGCCACCAGATGCAAGTGCATGCAGAAGTATGTGAGTCTAAGACGGGCAGAGACGTCTGCGCAGAGCAACAAGACAGCGTGGCGTCTCCAGACGACCAGCCAGTGTGCCAGGCAGCCTCAGAAACTGAATGCCCAGAAGATGCTCCAGACTCTGCAGGCGGCCGGGTCCACCGTGGAAGAAGAAGGGGTCCTCACCGACCCGTCCACCACACCGGGGCCCCTGGTCCTGCACACTACCACTGGGACGGGCGAGGTTCAAGAAGCAGGGGAGGGCCCAATAACCTGTACAGCAGAGGAGGGGGGCCCCGAAGAGGTCACGGCAGGGGCTTCCAGCACAAGGTGGtcgagagggagaggggaagagaggaggTGCTATGA
- the kat8 gene encoding histone acetyltransferase KAT8, whose protein sequence is MTGGSDFHKSYNNNKDSEPRMDVDMDSSHMESERGDLDSSIPAACSSNGSGGEEDEAEAVGRLREAGGSSSHHTPDGGGVYCGGREQEVSVEIGETYLCQRADKSWHTAEVIQSRLNEQEGREEFYVHYVGFNRRLDEWVGKARLALTKTVKDAVRKSTEIGGVGDLGEQPERKITRNQKRKHDEINHVQKTYAEMDPTTAALEKEHEAITKVKYVDKIQIGNFEIDAWYFSPFPEDYGKQPKLWICEYCLKYMKYEKTFRHHLSHCQWKQPPGKEIYRRSNISVYEVDGRDHKIYCQNLCLLAKLFLDHKTLYFDVEPFIFYILTEVNKQGAHIVGYFSKEKESPDGNNVACILTLPPYQRRGYGKFLIAFSYELSKLESAVGSPEKPLSDLGKLSYRSYWSWVLLEILRDFRGTLSIKDLSQMTSITQSDIISTLQSLNMVKYWKGQHVICVTPKLVEEHLKSAQYKKPPITVDTMCLKWAPPKNKQAKLSKK, encoded by the exons ATGACTGGCGGGAGCGATTTTCACAAAAGCTACAATAACAACAAGGACTCTGAACCCAGGATGGACGTAGACATGGATTCCAGTCACATGGAAAGTGAGCGCGGTGATTTGGACAGTAGTATCCCGGCTGCGTGCTCCTCTAACGGCAGTGGCGGGGAGGAGGACGAGGCGGAGGCCGTTGGCCGTTTGAGAGAAGCCGGGGGCTCAAGTAGTCACCACACGCCGGACGGAGGTGGAGTGTATTGCGGCGGAAGGGAACAGGAGGTGTCGGTCGAAATTGGAGAGACATATTTATGTCAGCGAGCCGACAAGTCATGGC ACACAGCAGAGGTTATTCAGTCCCGGCTGAATGAACAGGAGGGCAGAGAGGAGTTCTACGTTCACTATGTAGGAT TCAACAGACGCCTCGATGAGTGGGTAGGAAAGGCCCGTCTGGCACTCACCAAGACGGTGAAGGATGCCGTGAGGAAGAGCACGGAGATCGGAGGTGTTGGTGATTTGGGTGAACAGCCTGAAAGGAAGATCACTCGCAACCAGAAGCGCAAGCATGATGAGATCAACCACGTACAGAAG ACATATGCAGAGATGGACCCAACAACAGCAGCCCTGGAGAAAGAGCATGAGGCG ATAACCAAAGTGAAATATGTGGATAAGATTCAGATAGGAAACTTTGAGATCGATGCCTGGTATTTCTCACCGTTTCCCGAGGACTACGGCAAGCAACCCAAGCTGTGGATCTGCGAGTACTGCCTTAAATACATGAAGTACGAGAAGACCTTCAGACACCACTTG TCTCACTGTCAGTGGAAGCAGCCTCCAGGCAAAGAAATCTACAGAAGAAGCAACATATCCGTGTATGAAGTGGATGGGCGGGACCACAAG ATCTACTGTCAGAATCTTTGTCTACTAGCAAAACTATTCCTCGACCACAAGACACTTTATTTTGATGTGGAGCCTTTTATTTTCTACATCCTCactgaagtcaacaaacaggGAGCGCACATCGTCGGCTACTTCTCCAAA gaaaaaGAGTCTCCGGATGGGAATAATGTGGCGTGTATTCTCACACTGCCACCGTACCAACGCAGAGGCTACGGAAAGTTCCTCATAGCTTTCA GTTATGAGCTGTCCAAGCTGGAGAGTGCCGTCGGCTCTCCAGAGAAGCCTCTGTCTGACCTGGGGAAGCTGAGCTACAGAAGTTACTGGTCCTGGGTTCTTCTGGAGATCCTGAGGGACTTCAGGGGAACGCTGTCCATCAAAGATCTCAG CCAGATGACCAGCATCACgcagagtgacatcatcagcacgCTGCAGTCGCTCAACATGGTGAAATACTGGAAAGGTCAGCATGTTATATGTGTGACACCCAAACTGGTGGAGGAGCACCTGAAGAGCGCCCAGTACAAGAAACCACCAATCACAG